The genomic stretch ATTGATATGGGGGCATCGTTATGCTCTCATGGATGGGCCAGCTGGCGTATGGTGGGGACTTGTTCTCAGTATATGCGCGTCTGCACCGGCGATGGGGCTTTCTCTCGGATCGGTCGCAGCAAGTTTAACCAGCGGTTTTGTTTTATCAAGTATACTCGTAATTATCCTTACGCTGTGCGGCTTTCTTAAAGTGCTTCAGCGTATTTTTACGCCAATTGTTATGGGTGTGTATTTGCTTCTGCTCACATTTCAGCTGGCCAACACCTTTTTTAAAGGCATGATCGGATATGATCAGACAGGGAAATGGGATTTGTCGCTTGCCGGTCTGTCACTCTTCATTATTGTGGTTGTCGCCATTATTCATATTAAAGGGAAAGGTAAATTCGGACAGTTTTCTTTGCTGAGCGGAATTGTTGTAGGCTGGATTGCTTATGCGATTTTGTTCGGGGGCGGAGAGAGTGCGCGCTCTGTTGCGGAAGGAGCAAATGGAGTGTGGCACTGGTTTCCATGGGGAACACCACAGCTTGAGCCGGGGATTATCTTAGTTGGTCTGATCGCGGGCCTTGTGAATATGACGAATACCTTAACGAGCTTAATCGCAGCAAGTAAAATGTATCAGAGAGAGACAACCGAGAAACAGTACAGAAGATCCTTTTTGTTTACGAATTTCTTTTCCATTCTGGGCGGTTGTCTCGGGCTCATTCCCTTTGGTACGTTTGCTTCCTCTATTGGTTTTCTTGAAAATACGAAGGTACTGCGGCGAGCTGCTCTATTCGCAGGCTCCGTCATGTTTATCTTGGTAGGGGTATTTCCTTCTCTCAGCGGATGGTTAGCGCAGCTTCCTTTATCGGTTGGGAACGCAGTGCTCTTTGCAGCTTATTTGCAAATGTTTGGTACAGCGATTCGGACGTTCCAAGGGGCGGTTTTCAATCCGAAAACGATCTATCGTGTGGCTCTTCCGGTACTCATAGGAATCAGCATCATGAATATACCTTCTTCTGCGTTTACCGAGTTTCCACCGCTCTTAACCCCGATTCTGTCTAATGGACTTGTGATTGGTGTTGTCATGGTGATTATCCTAGAGAATTTTGTGCGCTGGGATAAATATGAGACGAAAATACCTCAAAAAGAAATGAATTCTGCAGCCGAGTCTGCTGTTAAAGAGAAGGTTGCGACAGCGACTTCTGTAAATTAATTATTCGAAATGTTCGTATGCACTATAAATTCGTTCTAAAGTATTCATTAGATATGAAGGCCAGCCTGCTCGATCCTTACCATGGGTCGGGCAGTTTTTTTGTTGATGAAAATACGGTGTAACGATTGGCTTTAGGAAAACTTTTGATAGTGCAGCTTAGGCTGAGTTGTGGTTCGTATTCAGAGAAGGCGAGATTGGAGGGAGTAAGTCTTCGATCTGATGTGAGGGAGCTGCACTGTGACTCATCAATATAATTAATAAATGTTAATATATTTCGTCCTAGGGTAATAGAGAGTAGGGATTGATTCTATTTATACATGAACATCGAGAGGAGTTGCGTACGATGATAAACCAAAATTACAAAGAGTGTATTGAAGCGTGTTTAAAATGTATGGCTGCTTGTAACCACTGTTATTCATCTTGCTTGGATGAGGAACACGTTGAAATGATGAAAGAATGCATCCGACTGGACCGGGAATGTGCTGATCTATGCGAGTTTGCAGCGCATGCCATGTCAATGAACAGTAGTTATGCGAAAGCCATTTGTCTAGCTTGTGCAGAGGCTTGCGAAGCATGCGGTAACGAATGTAAAAAACATGACCACGACCATTGTCAGCAATGTGCAGAAGCATGTTTTGCTTGTGCAAAAATTTGCCGT from Paenibacillus polygoni encodes the following:
- a CDS encoding uracil/xanthine transporter, translated to MMEQLKSRYSFSVLLAGVQWLFFLFTNTVMVPLSIGHALGLAPGEIAGSMQRSFILTGILCIVQLIWGHRYALMDGPAGVWWGLVLSICASAPAMGLSLGSVAASLTSGFVLSSILVIILTLCGFLKVLQRIFTPIVMGVYLLLLTFQLANTFFKGMIGYDQTGKWDLSLAGLSLFIIVVVAIIHIKGKGKFGQFSLLSGIVVGWIAYAILFGGGESARSVAEGANGVWHWFPWGTPQLEPGIILVGLIAGLVNMTNTLTSLIAASKMYQRETTEKQYRRSFLFTNFFSILGGCLGLIPFGTFASSIGFLENTKVLRRAALFAGSVMFILVGVFPSLSGWLAQLPLSVGNAVLFAAYLQMFGTAIRTFQGAVFNPKTIYRVALPVLIGISIMNIPSSAFTEFPPLLTPILSNGLVIGVVMVIILENFVRWDKYETKIPQKEMNSAAESAVKEKVATATSVN
- a CDS encoding four-helix bundle copper-binding protein — translated: MINQNYKECIEACLKCMAACNHCYSSCLDEEHVEMMKECIRLDRECADLCEFAAHAMSMNSSYAKAICLACAEACEACGNECKKHDHDHCQQCAEACFACAKICREMAA